One genomic region from Enterobacter hormaechei ATCC 49162 encodes:
- a CDS encoding YceO family protein, which produces MRRLVNYLINNIREHFMLYIVLWSLLAIIDVIYIVFF; this is translated from the coding sequence ATGCGCAGACTGGTGAATTACCTTATCAATAACATCCGCGAGCATTTCATGCTCTACATTGTCCTTTGGTCGCTGCTGGCGATCATTGATGTCATTTATATTGTATTCTTCTGA